In the genome of Cellvibrio sp. KY-YJ-3, one region contains:
- the creB gene encoding two-component system response regulator CreB, which produces MPHILILEDEPSIAESLVFVLQAESFTTHWESLASKALVHAKEQPVDLIIMDVGLPDMTGFEACKQLRKFSEVPVMFLTARGDELDRVVGLEIGADDYVVKPFSPREVAARVKAILKRTRVPQQEVPTVAVSSARTSTSAEFTIDHERKTIHYHQQLLQLTRFEFCLLETLLAQPGRVFSREQLLTAVGVTVDAGYDRSIDSHIKSLRAKLRSVNPAAEPIKTQRGFGYCYQPDAH; this is translated from the coding sequence ATGCCCCATATTTTGATTCTTGAGGACGAGCCCAGCATCGCTGAAAGCCTGGTATTTGTATTGCAGGCAGAGAGCTTTACCACCCATTGGGAAAGTCTGGCGAGCAAGGCATTGGTTCACGCTAAGGAGCAACCGGTCGATCTGATTATTATGGATGTGGGGCTGCCCGACATGACCGGTTTTGAAGCCTGCAAGCAACTGCGAAAATTTTCCGAAGTTCCGGTGATGTTTTTAACCGCCCGTGGCGATGAACTGGATCGGGTAGTGGGGCTTGAAATTGGTGCAGATGATTATGTGGTAAAACCTTTCAGCCCGCGGGAAGTGGCTGCCCGCGTTAAAGCTATTTTAAAGCGCACACGCGTGCCGCAGCAGGAGGTGCCGACGGTTGCGGTTAGTTCGGCCCGCACCTCGACTTCAGCTGAATTCACGATAGATCATGAACGTAAAACTATTCACTACCACCAACAATTGTTGCAACTAACCCGCTTTGAATTTTGTTTGTTGGAAACCCTGTTGGCGCAGCCGGGGCGGGTATTTAGCCGCGAACAGTTGCTCACAGCGGTGGGGGTTACGGTGGATGCAGGTTACGATCGCAGCATCGATAGCCATATAAAAAGCCTGCGCGCCAAATTACGCAGTGTAAACCCTGCTGCAGAGCCTATTAAAACCCAACGTGGTTTTGGTTATTGCTATCAACCGGATGCTCATTGA
- a CDS encoding FdhF/YdeP family oxidoreductase — protein sequence MSSHNSTPAEPISIVGGGPKKVLYTLKTVARIGLLNSAKALNSKNTCKACGLGMGGQRGGMTNEKDEFPSVCNKSIQAQSTDIQAPIPEDLFTHTLDDFKQLSAYEIEHLGRLNTPLFKSADGNKYTPVSWEFALDKMARSFAATHAERTFFYSSGRSSNEAGFVLQLLARLYGTNNVNNCSFYCHQATGVGLYNVIGTSTATVSLEDVGNCDCIFVIGANPSSNHPRFVHQLKNCRERGGQVIVINPAKEPGLVRFAVPKSAKSMFSGGTWIASEYVQPKIGSDLALLKGIAKALLEAQHIDEQFIAQHTDNFLVFKQDIDNTSWQTITTHCGIDQEVIQQLAQAYAKAERAIFAWGMGITHHLHGVENVEAIANLALLRGMLGKPAAGLLPLRGHSNVQGIGTVGVKPILAEDVLLQLEKHTGAQLPRSAGMDTLACLTAAHEGKIDAAMVMGGNLFAATPNSHWAQQALDKIPFKVYLTTTLNLGHVTGMETSEALILPVTARDEEWQPTTQESMFNYVRLSDGGINRLHNVKPEVEILCELGKRLLPECPLDFNQLKQHDSIRAAIAATIPGLSELKDIAHTKQEFTIQNRLLSTPEFATKNGKAQFQTNVLPETITNNDFPFVLASIRSEGQFNSIIYEETDSYRGTNTRWSVLMNKEDIQALGVAAGDAVTLRSAQGEMKAVTVFAFDVPRGNVLAYYPEANVLIATTYDPRSKTPAFKSVPVQVTPCK from the coding sequence ATGTCTTCACACAATTCAACACCTGCCGAGCCTATTAGCATTGTAGGCGGCGGCCCTAAAAAAGTGCTCTACACCTTAAAAACCGTGGCGCGTATCGGCCTGCTTAACTCAGCTAAAGCGCTCAATAGCAAAAACACCTGCAAAGCCTGCGGATTGGGCATGGGCGGCCAACGCGGCGGTATGACCAATGAAAAGGACGAATTTCCCTCGGTGTGCAACAAAAGTATTCAAGCGCAATCCACCGACATTCAAGCGCCCATCCCCGAGGATTTATTTACTCACACGCTGGACGATTTCAAACAATTGAGCGCCTACGAAATTGAACATTTGGGGCGGTTAAATACCCCGCTGTTTAAATCTGCCGATGGCAATAAATACACGCCAGTAAGTTGGGAATTTGCACTGGATAAAATGGCACGCAGTTTTGCAGCCACCCACGCGGAGCGCACATTTTTTTATTCATCGGGCCGCTCCTCCAACGAAGCGGGTTTTGTGCTGCAATTACTCGCGCGTTTGTACGGCACCAATAACGTCAACAACTGCTCCTTCTACTGCCATCAAGCTACCGGCGTTGGTTTATACAATGTAATCGGCACAAGTACAGCGACAGTGTCATTAGAAGATGTGGGCAACTGCGATTGTATTTTTGTGATAGGTGCAAACCCATCCTCCAATCATCCACGCTTCGTGCATCAATTAAAAAATTGTCGCGAACGCGGCGGACAAGTGATTGTTATCAATCCGGCTAAAGAACCGGGTTTAGTACGTTTTGCGGTACCCAAGAGCGCTAAATCCATGTTCAGCGGCGGAACCTGGATTGCATCAGAATATGTGCAACCCAAAATCGGCAGCGACCTTGCGTTACTCAAAGGTATCGCCAAAGCATTGTTGGAAGCGCAACACATCGATGAACAATTTATCGCACAGCACACCGATAATTTTTTAGTGTTTAAACAGGATATTGATAATACGTCGTGGCAAACCATCACCACTCATTGCGGTATTGATCAGGAAGTAATTCAACAGCTCGCACAGGCATACGCCAAAGCAGAGCGCGCTATTTTTGCCTGGGGCATGGGCATTACCCATCATTTACACGGTGTTGAAAATGTGGAGGCGATTGCCAACCTTGCGTTGCTGCGCGGCATGTTAGGCAAGCCCGCCGCCGGCTTATTACCGCTGCGCGGTCACAGCAATGTGCAGGGCATTGGCACCGTGGGTGTTAAACCCATTTTAGCGGAAGATGTTTTATTACAACTGGAAAAACACACCGGTGCACAATTACCGCGTAGCGCAGGCATGGATACCCTTGCCTGTTTGACTGCAGCACACGAAGGAAAAATAGATGCTGCAATGGTTATGGGCGGCAATTTATTTGCCGCAACACCGAATAGCCACTGGGCGCAACAAGCGCTGGATAAAATCCCCTTTAAAGTGTACTTGACCACTACACTCAACCTGGGTCACGTGACTGGCATGGAAACCAGTGAAGCATTAATTTTACCGGTCACCGCGCGGGATGAAGAGTGGCAACCCACCACCCAGGAATCCATGTTTAATTATGTGCGTTTAAGTGATGGAGGTATAAATCGCTTGCACAATGTAAAACCGGAAGTAGAAATTCTGTGCGAATTAGGCAAACGCTTATTACCTGAATGCCCACTCGATTTTAATCAACTGAAACAACACGACTCTATTCGCGCGGCGATTGCCGCGACCATTCCCGGCTTGAGTGAATTAAAAGATATCGCACACACCAAACAAGAATTCACGATTCAAAATCGCTTACTGAGCACACCGGAATTTGCCACGAAAAACGGCAAAGCCCAATTTCAAACCAACGTATTACCCGAGACTATCACCAACAATGATTTCCCGTTTGTATTAGCGAGTATTCGCAGCGAAGGTCAATTTAATTCGATTATTTACGAAGAGACGGACTCTTATCGCGGGACTAATACCCGCTGGTCGGTATTGATGAACAAGGAAGATATTCAAGCGCTGGGAGTTGCCGCCGGTGACGCCGTAACCTTGCGTTCGGCGCAAGGTGAAATGAAAGCCGTCACTGTTTTTGCGTTTGATGTGCCGCGCGGTAATGTCCTGGCTTATTACCCGGAAGCCAATGTCCTGATTGCCACCACTTACGACCCGCGCAGTAAAACACCGGCCTTTAAATCGGTGCCAGTACAAGTGACTCCATGCAAATAG
- a CDS encoding TerC family protein yields the protein MLNILSFSSLPSAETGQLAAAIQTANDTTTSLQSIGTWWMWLAFFTIVLVVLAIDLIFVGGGKQHRVSLKEAGSWSLVWVSLALSFGAGLWFYLDAHYTREFANTKTMEYLTGYLIEKSLAVDNVFVWLMLFNFFAIPLELQKRVLTYGVLGAIILRTIMIFAGVWLIAHFHWLLYVFGAFLLLTGIKMWWMADKQIDLNNNPLLNWFKRHFAISDHLEGERFFVVVNGVKLMTPLFLALIMVEISDIIFAVDSIPAIFAITSDPFIVLTSNIFAILGLRAMYFLLADIADRFAYIKYGLALVLIFIGVKMLLIDIYKIPIGVSLTTVALLIGGSVLISWIKTKPAASGTE from the coding sequence ATGCTAAACATCCTTTCTTTTTCATCGCTACCAAGCGCCGAAACCGGGCAGCTTGCTGCAGCAATCCAAACTGCAAATGACACAACGACATCTCTCCAATCTATTGGCACCTGGTGGATGTGGCTGGCTTTTTTCACAATTGTGCTTGTAGTACTCGCTATTGATTTGATTTTTGTTGGTGGCGGAAAACAACACCGCGTTTCACTTAAAGAAGCAGGCAGTTGGTCACTGGTGTGGGTTAGCCTTGCATTAAGTTTTGGGGCAGGCTTATGGTTTTATCTGGACGCCCACTACACCCGTGAATTTGCAAACACCAAAACTATGGAGTATTTGACCGGTTATCTGATTGAAAAATCATTGGCCGTGGACAATGTGTTTGTTTGGTTAATGCTATTTAACTTTTTTGCCATACCGCTCGAATTACAAAAACGAGTGTTAACCTATGGAGTGCTCGGCGCAATTATTCTGCGCACTATTATGATTTTTGCTGGAGTTTGGTTAATCGCACATTTCCATTGGTTACTGTATGTATTTGGTGCGTTTTTATTACTGACTGGTATAAAAATGTGGTGGATGGCAGACAAACAAATAGACCTTAACAATAACCCTCTACTTAACTGGTTTAAGCGGCATTTTGCCATTAGCGATCACTTGGAAGGCGAGCGCTTTTTTGTTGTCGTCAATGGTGTGAAACTCATGACACCATTATTTTTGGCATTAATTATGGTGGAAATCTCGGATATTATTTTTGCAGTGGATTCGATTCCGGCTATTTTCGCGATTACTTCTGATCCATTTATCGTACTCACATCCAATATCTTTGCAATTCTTGGTCTGCGTGCCATGTATTTTTTGCTGGCTGATATTGCAGATCGCTTCGCTTACATTAAATATGGTTTAGCCTTGGTGCTCATTTTTATTGGAGTAAAAATGTTGTTGATCGACATTTATAAAATTCCAATTGGCGTATCACTTACCACTGTTGCTTTATTAATTGGGGGATCAGTGCTGATTTCCTGGATAAAAACCAAGCCCGCAGCTTCGGGAACCGAGTAA
- the cysG gene encoding siroheme synthase CysG: protein MEYFPVFLDLKNRLCLLVGGGDIATRKGRLLSKAGARLRVVAPEISSELRELVAQNNGELHEREYQTSDLNDCVIAIAATDIETLNEQISADAQARNLPVNVVDSPALCTYITPAIIDRSPLVIAISSGGESPVLARLIRAKLETLIPTSYGRLAQIASSWRDRVKARFDDGDSRRRFWEKILQGPAAELALNGQETAAENIIATEIAKEDQTITQGEVYLVGGGPGDPELLTLRALRLMQQADVVLYDRLVSDGVMELVRRDAERIYVGKRRSEHAMEQENINQLLVDLAKEGKRVLRLKGGDPFIFGRGGEEIELLAQNNIPFQVVPGITAASGCSAYAGIPLTHRDYAQSVRFVTGHLKSDNTNLQWPELANPTQTLVFYMGLVGLKEICESLISHGRSPQTPVALIEKGTTQEQRVLIADLQSIADVVAANDVHAPTLFIVGEVVKLHDSLKWFNPA from the coding sequence ATGGAATATTTTCCCGTCTTTCTCGATTTAAAGAACCGCCTCTGCCTGTTAGTCGGTGGTGGCGATATTGCAACGCGCAAAGGGCGATTGCTCTCCAAGGCGGGGGCGCGTTTGAGGGTGGTTGCGCCGGAAATTTCCAGCGAATTACGCGAACTGGTTGCGCAAAATAATGGCGAGTTGCATGAGCGTGAATATCAAACCAGTGATTTAAATGATTGTGTCATTGCCATTGCCGCGACGGATATCGAAACACTCAATGAGCAGATTTCCGCGGATGCCCAAGCGCGTAACTTACCGGTGAATGTGGTGGACAGCCCTGCGCTTTGCACTTACATCACTCCTGCAATTATTGACCGCTCTCCCTTGGTGATTGCAATTTCCAGTGGTGGTGAATCGCCGGTATTGGCGCGTTTAATTCGCGCGAAGCTTGAAACACTGATTCCCACTAGCTACGGTCGCCTCGCGCAAATAGCGAGCAGTTGGCGCGACCGTGTTAAGGCGCGTTTTGATGATGGTGATAGTCGGCGTCGCTTTTGGGAGAAAATTCTGCAAGGCCCGGCAGCGGAGTTAGCCTTGAATGGTCAGGAAACAGCGGCAGAAAATATTATCGCCACTGAAATTGCCAAAGAAGATCAGACCATTACTCAAGGCGAAGTTTATTTGGTCGGTGGCGGCCCTGGCGATCCAGAGTTATTAACCTTGCGCGCGCTACGTTTAATGCAACAAGCCGATGTGGTGCTTTACGATCGTTTGGTATCAGATGGTGTAATGGAGCTAGTGCGCCGCGATGCCGAGCGGATTTATGTGGGCAAACGTCGCAGCGAACATGCAATGGAGCAGGAAAATATCAATCAGCTGTTGGTTGATTTAGCCAAAGAAGGTAAGCGGGTGTTGCGCTTGAAAGGGGGCGATCCGTTTATTTTTGGGCGTGGCGGTGAAGAAATTGAATTACTTGCGCAAAACAATATTCCATTTCAAGTGGTGCCGGGTATTACTGCGGCATCGGGTTGTTCTGCCTATGCAGGGATTCCACTGACACATCGCGATTACGCCCAATCGGTGCGTTTTGTAACAGGGCACTTAAAGTCCGACAATACCAATTTGCAATGGCCGGAGTTGGCCAACCCAACACAGACGTTGGTTTTTTATATGGGTTTGGTTGGATTAAAAGAGATTTGTGAATCGCTCATCAGTCATGGTCGTTCACCACAAACACCGGTTGCTTTGATTGAAAAAGGTACGACTCAGGAGCAGCGTGTTTTGATTGCCGACTTACAGTCGATTGCCGATGTAGTGGCAGCAAATGATGTGCATGCTCCAACCCTGTTTATTGTGGGTGAAGTAGTAAAATTGCATGATAGTTTAAAATGGTTTAATCCGGCGTGA
- a CDS encoding Fic family protein, whose translation MFTKIDHLKATLDAHRPLPETVVKNLHEDLVLRWTYNSNAIEGNTLTLMETKVVLEGITVGGKSLREHFEAINHRDAIMFVEELVQQREVLSEWQIRNIHQLILKNIDEQNAGRYRNLNVLISGATHTPPDHVLVPEQMARFVASLNPDLHPVEYAARVHVDFVGIHPFVDGNGRTSRLLMNLELMKAGFPPVVIPVEQRLRYYQALDNAHVKGDYQPFIELIIEVVEKSFEPYFFALGIKQ comes from the coding sequence ATGTTCACAAAAATCGATCACCTAAAAGCAACTCTCGATGCCCATCGCCCCTTGCCGGAAACAGTTGTCAAAAACCTGCATGAAGATCTGGTGTTGCGCTGGACGTATAACTCCAACGCCATCGAAGGCAATACCCTTACCTTGATGGAAACCAAAGTGGTGCTGGAAGGTATTACGGTGGGCGGTAAAAGCCTTCGCGAACATTTTGAAGCGATTAATCATCGCGATGCGATTATGTTTGTGGAAGAATTGGTGCAGCAACGCGAGGTTTTATCTGAATGGCAGATTCGCAATATTCACCAATTAATTCTTAAAAATATTGATGAACAAAATGCCGGGCGTTATCGCAACCTGAACGTGTTAATTTCCGGTGCAACCCATACTCCGCCAGATCATGTTCTTGTGCCAGAGCAAATGGCTCGTTTTGTCGCTTCATTAAATCCTGATTTACATCCGGTTGAATATGCTGCACGGGTGCATGTGGATTTTGTGGGTATTCACCCGTTTGTGGATGGCAATGGCCGCACTTCGCGGTTGTTGATGAATTTGGAGCTAATGAAAGCGGGTTTCCCTCCCGTTGTGATTCCAGTTGAGCAGCGGCTGAGATATTACCAAGCGTTAGATAATGCGCATGTAAAAGGCGATTACCAGCCTTTTATTGAGTTGATAATTGAAGTGGTTGAAAAAAGTTTTGAACCCTATTTTTTTGCCTTAGGTATTAAGCAGTAA